In Lodderomyces elongisporus chromosome 2, complete sequence, the following proteins share a genomic window:
- a CDS encoding uncharacterized protein (BUSCO:EOG09264GQZ), which translates to MSSLTKGFKTLSAKAAAQLDQDLMSVGAFSIDQLMELAGLAVAKAVYREYPPSDSSNSSNSSTSPAQKILVLVGPGNNGGDGLVAARHLKTWGAYEPVIYYPKKSTHNQLYANLVKQLENLNVQEITTLDEIKSLLSHRGEVGVILDALFGFSFKPPIRDPFKDFISYLSQNHDTIPPIVSVDIPSGWDVDEGATDVDINASMLVSLSAPKPCAERFVNSGENKKHYLGGRFISHKIAKKYGIEDILEKYKGDELITKL; encoded by the coding sequence ATGAGCTCATTGACAAAAGGTTTCAAAACTCTATCAGCAAAAGCTGCCGCACAGCTTGACCAGGACTTAATGTCTGTTGGTGCCTTTTCAATAGACCAATTGATGGAATTAGCAGGTTTGGCAGTTGCAAAGGCAGTATATAGAGAATACCCGCCATCAGATTCATCAAATTCCTCAAATTCGTCGACGTCACCAGCACAGAAAATCTTGGTCTTAGTTGGACCTGGAAATAATGGAGGTGATGGTTTGGTTGCTGCTAGACATTTAAAGACTTGGGGTGCATATGAACCAGTCATTTATTACCCCAAGAAATCAACACATAATCAATTATATGCAAACTTGGTGAAGCAGTTGGAGAATCTAAACGTTCAGGAAATTACCACACTAGACGAAATCAAAAGTTTACTAAGCCATAGAGGTGAAGTTGGAGTGATATTAGATGCATTATTTGGTTTCTCATTCAAACCACCAATCAGAGATCCGTTCAAGGACTTCATTTCATATCTTTCACAAAACCACGATACAATACCCCCAATAGTGTCTGTTGATATTCCCTCGGGTTGGGACGTGGATGAAGGTGCGACCGACGTTGATATAAACGCCAGCATGCTTGTGAGCTTGAGTGCACCAAAACCATGTGCAGAAAGATTTGTCAACTCTGGTGAGAACAAGAAACATTATTTGGGCGGTAGGTTTATTAGTCACAAGATTGCAAAGAAATACGGGATTGAAGacattttggaaaagtacAAAGGCGATGAGCTAATCACCAAATTGTaa